A region of the Leptidea sinapis chromosome 14, ilLepSina1.1, whole genome shotgun sequence genome:
GGTTATTGGACTTTTTGTTATAGTTTTTTGAATTGACTGGTGtactttgaataatataatgtgttaaaatattaatatccatACCATGGGGTCAATGAGGACTTCTCCCAAACTCATGACACCCTTGAGCagttgggatggcaagattagcagACCAACtccaccacgcaaaataggctcACAGTGGCCGTGGAGCTGCGGAGAAAAGTCATTATTGCCCATAGTTATACCTATGAAGATGAAGAAAGTACTGGAAGTGCCGCGTACACCGGTAGGTAATGTAGGTCTCTCTCCGTTTCCCGAGAGAAAAGGTTTCTACCGGTTTCCGTATCAGTGCCGGATGAAACTTGTATATTCTATCGATGCCTCTCTAGAGAACATTGCAGAATagggtaaaataattttaaccaTTGTCGGATAATCGAAACTCGTTATCGGTTAACCATGGTTTAGTTCCCAAGCCTTCCATATTAATATCGGTTtacatgtttaaatatattatatttgtttaaaataacattttaaaatttttaactatGGAACAGGAGGAGAAACAAGCCTCGGATCAAGCCAAGGTCATCGGATGTTATTGCAATCCATGTCCTGGCAACACTAGCTGTGGTTACAAGACGTTGGTGGTCTTTTAGGAGAGTCGCTTCCCATTTCTCATTAAGTGGCTCGCTGACAGATCTgccttttattatataattctttaCTTCTTTATTGATAGTACAATagcttttatttatacattttcctGATAGaagaaaaaatcaaaataagttaCGCGTTTTACGTTCTACTAAACATGTACAaagtgaatattattttaatttaatttcgtttcttatttttttttgttgagaaCTCAAACTCAACAAgaatttttttcattcaataaattttttttgctaaaaatttaagtataatatgtattatggaTATGGTAAAGGTATGGATAAtacatatgtattatattattaatatattcatatgttttagtattttcctgacatatttttaattgttattttaaactgTTAAATATAGGTTGtatcacaaaataatattatatagtagacCTTACCTTATTGaccatttcattttacttaaaaatggTACTACCTGAatgtacgagacgagcaggtcgtctcgtcccttattgtttgCTACAAATACGTGGCTGGTATTAAACAAGtggtattaatttaaatagcgaaattttattaaacacagaaTCGCAAAGCGCTTAGCCACTGACAATGCACAAAGGTGTCATTTGCTAGTCGTTGTAATTGGGAATGGTTATGGAAGATACACTTTACCAGAAATTTgaccataattattttgcaatgttgttgaacaaagcacacaagattttatatatatttacgatacgtcactcgaacggttagctcagttgggagagcactggcacggaacgccagagatcgtgggtttgagccccgcatcgttcataaaattttgttagcaaattttttttgaatgttGTTATTACTTTTTGTTACATGTGTAATAATAACAACTCtgtatgtaaattttaaattttcatacagATTTTGAATGGAATCTTAATTACAAGGCAAACAGGCACTACAAGTTTATTTTGATGTAGGAAGATTGAGTCTATAGACACACCCTAACTGAGATAAACAATATTATCATTTGACATAACTCTGAAGTATCTAGTCTCAATTTCAAAAGCCTAATAAACTGCTACATTTTATGGCCTGTATGAATCTTATCAAGTTCATAATTTGAGCATAATTATGGACATAAAAAGCACCAAGCTCCCTTTTCATTAATTAGAAACTTCATGGTGACGCCGCGGAATCATTTCCAGCATAATAGAGTGCTATAAATTCTCTTATCCTGTTTCCATCggtatattttattgtgacaaAGTTTTCGTTGTAACGACAGTGCCTttgaattgttaattttaacaattagtTCAGTTTGTTACATAAATTTTCTGTTTGTctgcacattttttttaaataaagcgaTCTATTTTATTTTCCATTTAACTGTTTActtcttaattatattttacttactaGTTATCACAAGAATGACTTTCATATTAcctaagttttaaatttgaagaaTTGGTTTTCAAAAGCATATTCTTTTCAATTTTACTTGAACTTCGTTTTGATTTTCATTGCTTTTAGTACAATAATACTAAACGAAAATCGCGGAGTAGGTACCTaacatccacagttcatctgtttataaatggaaatctagtttatataaaatccTTAATTAGTTTATTGTCCTGGCAACACTAGCTGTGGTTACAAGACGTTGGTGGTCTTTTAGGAGAGTCGCTTCCCATTTCTCATTAAGTGGCTCGCTGACAGATCTgccttttattatatatttctttacttCTTTATTGATAGTACAATagcttttatttatacattttcctGATAGaagaaaaaatcaaaataagttaCGCGTTTTACGTTCTACTAAACatgtgaatattattttaatttaatttcgtttcttatttttttttgttgagaaCTCAAACTTAACAAgaatttttttcattcaataaattttttttgctaaaaatttaagtataatatgtattatggaTATGGTAAAGGTATGGATAAtacatatgtattatattattaatatattcatatgttttagtattttcttgacatatttttaattgttattttaaactgTTAAATATAGGTTGtatcacaaaataatattatatagtagacCTTACCTTATTGaccatttcattttacttaaaaatggTACTACCTATACCAAATTCGCGGGCGACAATCAGAATATTCAATCGGGTTTGTTTGAAATTTTTCGTGaactatttattttcaataaacacTTTATTTACGTAATAAAACGGCAGGTAACCGGTGAATCTCCAAGCAAAACCAGTCGGGCCATTTGTGAGAATATTTGTTAGGCCGGAACAACCAAACTGAAATAcagataaaaaatgtttttcaaatgATTCGcgaaacattaaaaacaaatttttgtatattccTATAGGCTTACAGTATTGTATTAGAAATCAATAACATATTTGTAATAAACTTTTACCCTTTAGATACGTACCATTTTAGAACATGGTTATGGACtatatgaattttatataatttcaactTGAATATAAAACTAAGTTTTAATGAAACTCCAGCAGAAATTCCATTATCACTAAGCAAACGTAGAAAATGAAAACAGCGGGCTCTCCggaattaaataattcaaattaacatttaaataagtcCGTTAAATTTTCTAGTTTCACTGTTAGTTAACAAATGAAATGAGAGACATTAGAGGCTTACAAAGAGCTTAGTACTTCGTAATTATAACGGGTCTAATTTCAAAGGGAATAATATCAACAATACTTAACTTGAAATAACAGTGGATTCCTTAATACTGTGAAATTAATTTCCGTCCGTGTCTTAgctaaatttacattaatattaattaacttacAAATTAACAGGAATAAGTTTAGCATATCATTAGTTGGAACTAGTGACACTACGAGTATTGTTAATAAACTTGATTTCAGTTGGGTGAATGCTGAGAAAATTTCAAAagccaattttattttatttataacgctTACGTCTAAAGAAATAGCAGTTTAGTAGTAACAAGCACTAAAACTTACTGAAAACATAGTGTTGGACCGAGGCAGTGCGGCCACAACACCTATTTCTGCACAAAAAtagtctccactgcgctccaaatagatactGGTGTatacaggcgtagtcgcaaagtgcagcaactaatactacacccCAGGGGGCGTACTCGAATATCACGTTAAAAGATTCCGTTGCAGACATAGATCTACAGGCAGGCGTATTACATAGCTTGTATCAAACACGCTGTAGAGatgcaatttattaaataaaaatataattctaattaaattttccaatttatttattatttccgcAAGCAAACCTCTATTTACAGCGTCAGACAACGTACAGAATATTAACGAAATTTAGTAAAACAGCAAGCCCGCAAAATCGTCTTATTACGCCTTATTAGATTTACCCGATACACGTACTCGCTTCGTTGTTTGGCCAATTAACGACGGCAACTTAGGGGACGGCACAATTagttaattttgttaaataaccCTGATTGATCAGCGTCCACCAATCACTGATGTAAATTCGCCAAATTCGCTTCAGAAATTTATGTTTAACACCCAAGCTACTACAGATGAGACTGTTAGATGACTAGAATACGTCTGCTTGCGGTGTTACAACTTTCAGGTACCAACGTTACTTCTATAGATTCTATGGAATAGAAAGACAAATTATTGCACTAGTTACCAGACagtaaatgatcaccgccaacatcatttaataataattttaatttgaataggaggacaaacgagcgtacctggtgttaagtgatcaccgccgcccacattctcttgcaacaccagaggaatcacaagaacgttgctggtctttaaggaaggtgtacgcgctttttttgaaggtacccatgtcatatcgtcccggaaacaccgcacagggaagctcgttccacatctttgtagtacgcggaagaaagctccttgaaaaccgcactgtggaggaccgccacacatccagatggtggggatgatatcctaacttgtggcgtgtcgtgcgaaggtggaattcagcggcaggaatcaggttaataataattttgacacacttttacagaaattattttgccccaagctaggcatagcctatggGTTGCCAAcatcattgaaataaaatacatatttaaacaaacataaatacaaataaacaccCATGACTCGGATACAAACATGCACAGAGTATGTACTAGGTTTAAGATAAATAACATCTGCGGTACTCTGTTCTATCTTCCATTCGGACACCATGTCGTTCATTCGTATGGTCTTCACAACACCGGTAACAGACACACAAAAAAGCAACGTATCTACGCAATTGATTTAGTCGTTCACAGAGTACAGGATCCCCACTCCGGCTGCTACTATGAACTATGAACAATCATCCGTATTCAGCAAATGTCCCAGCGCTGCTGAAAGGACTAACTAATTTTCCCGGTGGTAGGCCCCGTTACCcgggataccggctagattatggttaccacaacagcacctatttctgccgttcagcagtaatttataagcattattgtgattcggtctgaagggcgctgtagctagtgaaattactgggaaaacgagacttaacatcttatgtatcaaggagacgagtgcaattgttgtGCGCcactatattgtaattgtaaaccggcagggcgtatctattaccatcagctgaatgtacgagacgagcaggtcgtctcgtcccttattgtcataaaaagaacTATCACTACTATTTTCTCGCTCGAGAAGTATACAATGTACGTGTCTGTACGTGTTTATAAACACACATTAATCGCTGATCGCAGTCTGTTCACATTGCCTGGTGAGGACTCTCCGCCTGCCtactacttaaattaaaaagataattttgtcattataatttatcaaaaaatgaAATCAACGCATTGTACGAATGTGCTTACATCATtcgtattaattatatatagatattagatAGTAACTTAATAAAAGATAGTGTCATTgcatgtaatttaattaattaccttTAATTATGGTTTGCTATGTTAGCTAGGGTaaagttgaaataaaaatgtcaaTTAATTTTCATACGGGTGTCCGCACAAAAGAACAAAGttgttgataattttttaatgagaaaatcaTTATgtctgtaataaataattatttattgatctatttaatttagAGAGATCTTCAGAGAGACAGATTCAGAGATTATGTTTCGATAATATGTTGATAATGACAATGACAAAAAAAACATCGAGTTTGATTATGATTGGTTAGATCTCATAACATcttattagggttccgtagcgacatggcaaaaaacggaacccttatggattcgtcatgccTGTCCGTCCATAAGGCTAAGTTCATATGGCCGCGCGGTACCGCGCGGAACTACGAACCGCGCGGCACAAGATCAATATAAACGATAATTATCGTCTACATTACCGCGCGGTACCGCACGCCAACGCGCGGCGCGCTCTGACCCGCGCGCAAGATCTAGAACCGCGCGCTGCCGCGCGGCCCAAGTATTTCAAACCTGTATCGACCTGTTCAGTTGATCCGCGCGCCTTGAGACGGAAAGACACATAGATCGATGCAATGAGTACCGAAGATGACATTGTGCCTATCGATTTGCTTATCGACGAAATCGAAAAAAGAGATGCGATTTGGAATCTTAACTCTAaggattattcaaataaaatattaaaaagaaggtCTTGGGAAGaactagttttaattttttgcaaaAATGATGATTccgaagaaaaaaagaaaaatttgggtaagttgttttttaattagttttatttatttaaaataagttttataaaatcatcacCTATTACACCATTTTATCTTGCCAATCTAATTTACCTtcagtaacaaaataatttgtgaattTAGTTCGAATATTATCTACTTCATGGATTGCTCGTCCACTGTTAGTTGGATTCACATTAGGTAATGGCGCTGGATTGATCATATCATCCTGATTTATACCATCTCTCATCCTTACCAAGTTATGTAAAACACAAATAGCTTTGACGATATCAACAGCAAAATCTATCTTCACGTCTATTGGCCGGTGTAAGATACGCCACTTGTTACACATTATGCCAAATGTACATTCGACATACCTTCGTGCTAAAGAAAGGcggtagttaaatatttttttttcttttgacaacATTTTACCACCATAGGGTCTCATCAAATTTTTAGTCATAGCGAAAGCCTCGTCAGCTACAATTACGTATGGTAGTTTAAATGCATCGCTCTCATTATTTGTGATAGATCTAGGCTCTGGTAAGTTCAACGAATTTTCTGAGAGTTTTTTGAATAATGACGTTTCCTTGAAAACACCCGAATCACTGTCTTTTCCGTAAGCTCCAACGTCTATCCATATGAAGCAATAGTTAGCATCACATAAAGCCATTAAaactaatgagaaaaagtgtttataattgtaatacatTGATCCTGATTCTGGTGGCTGTATTAAACGAACGTGTTTGCCGTCCAACGCTCCAACACAATTTGGAAAATATgctttattttcaaattgtataGATATTTGTGTCCAGATTTCTTTTGTTGGTGGACTCATGaccaaagtttttaaatttctccAAAAAACTTGGCACACTTGCTTAATTATACCCGATATCGTAGACTTGCCAATTTTATAACCATATTGTAACTCTGCAAATGAAGAACCAGTTGCTAGGTACCTGtaacataatagttatttaagaTACACGTGCATAAAGTAGATCTTTACCGAATAAGTGCTACAGTGAAAACACAAGCATAGCGAGTGTTTACAGTGTGGCACGCGAGCATAAAGTGCATATGCTCACGTGCCACGATAAATATTCCATTTCTATTCCTACTCCTATTCCTCGTCAAATTCCTATTCCCATACCTATTCCTACCCCTACTTACTCCTATTCCTActcctattcctattcctaattctatgtctatgtctatttCTTTTAAGGAAATCTTTACTGAATAAGTGCTACAAAGAAAACACATTCATAGCGAGTGTTTACAGTGTGGCACGTGAGCCTAAAGTGCACAAAGTACAATTTGCATAAAGTACGAGTAGGTCATAAGGACTCTTTATGCACCCGTATCGTACAACATTTTTCAATAGTTTTGCAatgaaaactaataattaattatttactttctaGGAtcgattttgcaaaaaaaatggaaaaatttacGAGATGCCTATGTAAAAGAacttaagaaaacaaaacatttgaagTCTGGTTCCTCAGCATCAACACCATCTTCATTTTCGTATTTCCAAAGATTGTCATTTCTTAAACAAGTTGTCCAGAAACGAAAAACTGACAACAGCCTTGATGTTGCGGAAGTTACAGAGAATCCTGATTTGGATAGTGCAGTTAACAGCAGCGGCGTTCAAGCTTCAACAGAAAATGTGCCCCGGAAAAAATTCAAACTTCACCCTGCCGATGAACATTTTGCAAATCTTTTACAACAAAGCATAAATACTCGAAATAATAATGCAGCAGAAAAGAAAGATGACGAtgaagataaattattttgtctttCATTGGTTAgggaaataaaaaaagttcCTGAAAACCGGCGTTTAAAactgaaaattgaaatttataatttattagaacGATACCAAGCTACACGAGCACAGCCACTTGAAGATTTTAACTACCCGTCTACTTCATATAGCTCACAACGACCACCCAGAAACTATCATGCTTCATTTCAAAGTTCTCAATATAGCAACCCAATGCAGTACTCTGATAGAGAATCAACACAATATGGCTATACAACTAGTTCATACACTTCACCTCCCACAAGTTCATCGCAAGCAACATCACCCCCGGGTGATGTTACTTGTGACCCGTCATACGAAGATTCTCAAGAATTAGATCTGTTCAATTAAACTAAAAGTTAATTTGCCAAGAAGCCTCGctcataatttcttattttttataatttttactgtgATTATGATTAATAAACAGTTAACTTACCGCAATGTTACAATGAGTTTTTCTTTTGGTGATATGCAATATCTTACAGCATTTTCACtggattttaaatcattttcaatGAAATCGTATAAAAAATCAAAGGTTGCAACTGACATacggaaataattaaaaaaaatttcttcaTGTAACCTCAACTTAGGGTATAAGGTGACAAACAGGCTTGAAGAAAGTCTGTCACTTAATATTGGATGCACCCAGTATCGCCTTTGTCGTCTTCTGCGACGTCTCAGTCTTCTATATAAAATCCACAAGCAAATTGCCTCCTCCACGTCCATTGTATATCAATGTTAATGCCAGACTGGCGCTCGTATATACCCTGTCATGTGAACTCTCACATCGCGCGTCGGCGCGCGGTGCCGCGCGGCCATATGAACTTAGCTTAAGTCATAGCCACTGTTTTCCTAAACTATAAAAACTATATTGTTGGAACTTGGTGAGTAGATGTAATCTCTGAACCGCATAaagatttttaaacaaaaatagaaaaaaacaataaattttggggtttgcccatacttagaactgaaactcaaaaattatttttatcaaaccaTACGTGGGGGGTGGGGTATCGATAGGTCtgtaaaaatgatattgaggtttctaatatcattttttctaaactgaatagttttgCCGGAGAGACATTTTaccacttccaaagtggtaaaatgtgtccccctcCCCTGTAACTACtcataagagaatgataaaactaaaaataacatattgtgaacattaccatgcaaacttccactgaaaattacgtatatgtataaataaaccgcaatttacctttAGCCAATcaactgaaatataaaaaaataataatttcataatttacttGCTCCTACGGAAACCTTTTTGGGCGAGTtggactcgcacttggccgttttttttaaattgtttattagaCATTTTAATTAACTCGTTGATTTTCATGTATTAAACATACTGTATGTACTGCTTAAAATACATTTGTACCAAGTGATATAGATCGATTTTATAAGTCGAATTTCGTAACGACTCCTCGATATTATTCTATTACTGATTTCCATATTTGCTACAAATACGTGGCTGGTATTAAACAAGtggtattaatttaaatagcgaaattttattaaacacagaaTCGCAAAGCGCTTAGCCACTGACAATGCACAAAGGTGTCATTTGCTAGTCGTTGTAATTGGGAATGGTTATGGAAGATACACTTTACCAGAAATTTGACCATAATTATTTCGAAATGTTGTTGAACAAAGCACacaagattttatatatattgacgatacgtcactcgaacggttagctcagttgggagagcactggcacggaacgccagagatcgtgggtttgagccccgcatcgtttataaaattttgttagcaaattttttttgaatgttGTTATTACTTTTTGTTACATGTGTAATAATAACAACTCtgtatgtaaattttaaattttcatacagATTTTGAATGGAATCTTAATTACAAGCAGGCACTACAAGTTTATTTTGATGTAGGAAGATTGAGTCTATAGACACACCCTAACTGAGATAAACAATATTATCATTTGACATAACTCTGAAGTATCTAGTCTCAATTTCAAAAGCCTAATAAACTGCTACATTTTATGGCCTGTATGAATCTTATCAAGTTCATAATTTGAGCATAATTATGGACATAAAAAGCACCAAGCTCCCTTTTCATTAATTAGAAACTTCATGGTGACGCCGCGGAATCATTTCCAGCATAATAGAGTGCTATAAATTCTCTTATCCTGTTTCCATCggtatattttattgtgacaaAGTTTTCGTTGTAACGACAGTGCCTttgaattgttaattttaacaattagtTCAGTTTGTTACATAAATTTTCTGTTTGTCTGCACATTTTTTTGATTAAGCGATCTATTTTATTTTCCATTTAATTGTTTActtcttaattatattttacttactaGTTATCACAAGAATGAGTTTCATATTACCtaagttaaattttaagaattggTTTTCAAAAGCATATTCTTTTCAATTTTACTTGAACTTCGTTTCGATTTTCATTGCTTTTAGTACAATAATACTAAACGAAAATCGCGGAGTAGGTACCTaacatccacagttcatctgtttataaatggaaatctagtttatataaaatccttaattatttaaaattaataagaaaacaaTCCTAATATACCTTTAGCATTATTATTTACTTCTATTTGtccatcaatatattttttcactCTTGTATTTTACATTACCAGTTCTTCCATGCTAGTTTTAAGATCGCTTATTATGAGTATATCTTAAATACATATTCAATTTGCTAAACATGCTGTGTACATACCCGTGAAGTTGCTGGCAATTTTTTATTGAGCTGATTGATTTCCTTGATTGTAATGTTATTGTTGTAATTCTATTGTGTGtatctattaaaataaaataaataaacgataaaatctttttttttaattcctttgattcctgaaaaaaatatagtaaaaagcttatgttttataactttatcgttaagtattatatatgttatataatatatctgagAGATAAGACGCTGTTTCAAGTTAAGGGCTATTCGCGGGGATCTGAGCAATATTCACGGGTGAATGGTCAAAGTATGAAAGGGTCGCTATCTGAAGAGATTTTCAACAATGCTTGTTATGTTAGAACTCAGCTAAGAATGCAACTAATGAGCGTTGTTACGATGTAGAATGTAAGAGAGCAGTCTCTGTGTTATTAGTGTTACAATAATTCGAACTAATTAGGAAGCCACAGCAGAGACTAGAAACTTATTTGCTGGAAAATTCCACTAGGGTTTTAACTCTATAAATAAGAAGACGGTATAAAATACAGTACTCTTGGTAATTCCTTTAAACAATGTGATATCTTGATTTATTGTTACACCTCACATCTCAGCCCTGATGAAATGAATTGAAAATATTctttcgataatttttgaagcaGTCGTTATTTTGCGGAATTCCACAATTATTcgaatgttgtgagccttcttgagtgtaaattccgctgaGTCTCGTgtcagaatttggcgagtcaacatctgcTGAAgttgcctcgtatagaggcgaaacacgtgtcgattgATTGAAGACTAATCTTAgcagaatttacactcaagatggctcacaacatttgaatagtATTTTTTCGTTTGAAATGGTATTACTACCAAGTGGgtcacaaattatatttgatgaaatctataagtaagtagttttatatttgattcaagtttattatttacaataacaaaTTTAGCGTTTGTTACATATTGTATCACTTGGTAAGTGAAACTGATGAAGACTACAGATGGTCAAACGTTTTAAACGGATTAACTATAGACGTCCACatttgaagaaaataaaattaacagaatCGGATTGATCCTTTGATGAAACCAAAAGATGGGCGTCGGAActgaataataaaaactatttatccTAGCCGTGTTAGGGCTTATTACAATTGTCATAAGACTTAAAATCCTTTTCTTAACACTGTAATGGTATTAGCCCAGATACAGTTACTACTTGTTTGCTTTGATTGCCTTTTGCATCTATATAGGTCAGTGGTAAGTGGTTAGTGAACCTGACTTAAAAAACTATAGGGTTCCAACCCCGGTAGATGCAAACGTTCATACATAAATGTGCGATGTTTGCTTCCGATTCATAGAtgtgtataaaaaaaagtttaaaaaaaaatatttattgacaatATGAATACTTaggtaaaaatacaaaatttgcaGCGCTTTTCACACTATAGCCCAGTCAAATTAGGGGTTTCACCATGGAATAAAAGATAATAAGCTGTAAATTGGTATAAACCTTAGTTTTGTCGTTCTAAAGGTTGTCTCAAAAGTCACAAATGTTATAGTGTCCTCGTCTTAAGATATTGAAGGTCAAAggtcattaaaataattttttcgcGTATATCTCGTTTTCTATTGCTTAAATGAGATTTGcacatattataaaagttatagaGTCTATAAttttctacaacttttgtttgaacttgttgcaagagaatgtgggcggcggtgatcgcttaacaccgGTGACTTCAAGTCGGTGTACaaagttaattatttactaaaaaattataattgttaaaaaatttccattatttatgtactaataattaattatttatatgtaattaaaactaggtgacttaattatttatatttaactatactata
Encoded here:
- the LOC126968080 gene encoding uncharacterized protein LOC126968080; the encoded protein is MSTEDDIVPIDLLIDEIEKRDAIWNLNSKDYSNKILKRRSWEELVLIFCKNDDSEEKKKNLGSILQKKWKNLRDAYVKELKKTKHLKSGSSASTPSSFSYFQRLSFLKQVVQKRKTDNSLDVAEVTENPDLDSAVNSSGVQASTENVPRKKFKLHPADEHFANLLQQSINTRNNNAAEKKDDDEDKLFCLSLVREIKKVPENRRLKLKIEIYNLLERYQATRAQPLEDFNYPSTSYSSQRPPRNYHASFQSSQYSNPMQYSDRESTQYGYTTSSYTSPPTSSSQATSPPGDVTCDPSYEDSQELDLFN
- the LOC126968071 gene encoding uncharacterized protein LOC126968071 — protein: MDVEEAICLWILYRRLRRRRRRQRRYWVHPILSDRLSSSLFVTLYPKLRLHEEIFFNYFRMSVATFDFLYDFIENDLKSSENAVRYCISPKEKLIVTLRYLATGSSFAELQYGYKIGKSTISGIIKQVCQVFWRNLKTLVMSPPTKEIWTQISIQFENKAYFPNCVGALDGKHVRLIQPPESGSMYYNYKHFFSLVLMALCDANYCFIWIDVGAYGKDSDSGVFKETSLFKKLSENSLNLPEPRSITNNESDAFKLPYVIVADEAFAMTKNLMRPYGGKMLSKEKKIFNYRLSLARRYVECTFGIMCNKWRILHRPIDVKIDFAVDIVKAICVLHNLVRMRDGINQDDMINPAPLPNVNPTNSGRAIHEVDNIRTKFTNYFVTEGKLDWQDKMV